From the genome of Pseudomonadota bacterium:
TAAAAAGGAAGAGATGACAGCTCCAGTAGGTAAAATGCGAAAAAGGCTCGCATTCGTAGAGGGTCAGAAGGGCGTCATCGGCATGGGGAACCTCGATGATGATCTCACCGGAATCGGCAAGAAGGGTTCCCAGGGACTGCAGCATGGATTTAGGATCCGGAAGGTGTTCCAGAACGTGGAACAGGGTAATCAGATCATAGCGGCCGGCTCCTTGCCTCTCCCGCAGATCCTCGATATTTTCAAACACCGTCAGGCGGTTTTTCAGGAAATGGGATTGCAGCCGTTTTTCCAGTTCGACGCCGTGAACTTCGCGGGCCGTTTTCCGCGCCTTGAGGAGGAAACCGCCGGTTCCGCAGCCGAAATCAAGGAGGCTTTTCCCTGAAAGATGCGGTTCGAGAAAATGAAAACGCCGTTCATCGTCCGCCGCGGTGTTGGCCATCCATTTGGCTACATCCAGAGGCGCCTCGCCGTGCATGCCGGATTCTTCATAAAAATCCTTTTCAGCGTGAGCAAAGGAGGAAAGGTAAACCAGTCCGCAGCCGCTGCACTGGCAGACCTTCAGGGCGGGATTGTCACGGACGCTGCCGGGCCTGTATGAAAAATCGGTTTCCCTGCAGAGGTAGCATTCCTGTTGAGCAGACATTATCATCAATTCGAAGCGCAGTCCGACAGCGCTTATACCGCTTTTTTGAATTTCTTACTTTCGAAATGCCGCGCGCCCCGGAACTTCACCTCACCCTTGAAATAGAGATTTTCAAAGTTGTCGATCATCCTTTGCGCCTGCACCATATCACCGTTGGTATGCTGATAATAATCGAGGATCAGCTCCTTGTTTGCCGCTAGGAGCAGTGTGTAGAATTCCTGATCAGGGATACTGGTGTAGTTCACCGTGAGCAGGTCAGAATTCTTGAATTTATTAAAAAAATCCTCAGGACCCGCCAGCAGGCCCTTGCTGATGGCGTAGTCATACAGTTCACAGCCGGGAAACGGCGTAATCGGCCGGATGGTGCGCAACTCGTTATAACTCTGGAACTCCTTGATAAACGCCACGCTCTTTTGAAGGGTCTCGGCGGTATCGCTCATAATCCCCCAGATAAAGTTGATTCCCATGGGAACACCGTGCTTCTTCATGAGCTTCGCCGTTGTGAAATTATCGGTGACCGTGGTGTTCTTCTTGAAATCGTCAAGACATTCCTGGGTGACCGATTCAAACCCGACATTCACATAGCAGCAGCCGGAATTCTTCAATAATGTTGCCAACTCGTCAGTGGCGATATTGGCCCGGATGCCGGCATTGATATTGTATTTGATCCGGTTGAGCAGGCCGAACCGCTTGAGGCCTTGGACAAATTCCCGCAGCCTGGCCACCGAGGCGATAAACACTTCGTCCTGGATGGCGAAATAGGTCACGCCATAGCCCTCATAAAGTTGTTTCATCTCGGTCAACACATTGTCGATGCTTCTGAAGCGAACCCCTTTCTCCATGCGGTAACAGAAGGTACAGCGATTGACACAGCCCCGGCCGGTGAGGATCTGGATGGCTTTTTCATCCTCATCCTGGAGATGGTACTGCATATTGGTGGTGTATATATCCATGGGAAAAAGGTCCCATGCCGGAAAGGGAATTTCATCCACCCGCATGATGGGTTTCCGCCGCTCGTTGATATGCACCTCGCCGGTTTCGTCCTTATAGGCGATGCCTTTCACATCCTGAAAATCCCGCCCTGCAACTATCAACTGCAGCACTTCGACGATGGTTTGTTCGGCTTCGCCGATGGCGACAAGATCCCCGAGGGTATTCTTCAGAACATACTCCGGTTCCGACGATGGGCCATGGCCGCCGAAAATAATCCTCGCCCCCTTCTTATATTTGTGAACCGTCTCACAAAGCGAGACCACGGTTTCCTTGAAGCGCGCAGCCAGAAAGCCGATACCGATGAGATCATACTCCTGACTCTTGAGATATTTTTCGGCAAGCTCCTCATTGGAATAATGAAAAATATCCTGACAGCACACCGTCACCTCGGCGCCGCTGTTTCTCAACATGGCTGCCATATAGGCAACGCCCAAGGGAAACTGGTTATCTTCCTGGTACACATCATGGATTATGAACAGCACCTTTCCCGTTGATTTCATAAGCACTCCTTCATTGAAAAAAACAATTTCTTACGGATAATTTATTCTGGGCAGCCCGGATGATTCACCTGCCGGTCAGCCCGAATCTGCAGACTTAGGCGGCATGCCTCTTAATATACTCCGACTTGAACCACTGTTCCAGACGGTCAAGGGCAACCCAGAAACCTTCTCCGTGGTTTTTATGACCCTGCCAGATCTCCGGGATGAATGATGCGTCCGGCGCAAAAACCCCGAGATCCCTTGCCAGAGAGAAGAAATCGATGTCGCCGTCACCGATCTGCAGTCCTTCACTGTCAAGGCCCTGGGCGTCAACGATATGCAGGTGCGCCGTATACGGCCCGACGATTTCGATAAACTCGGTAAACGACCATTTAAAATGGTTACAGGCAAGTTTTGAATGGGATATGTCAAGACACACCCGCATCTTGTGTTTTGCACAGAACTCGGCGGTTTCATAGGGATCCATGAATAAATTCTGATAGCGCTGACCACCGAAATGCCAAGGGAAAGGCGGCATGGTCTGGGGGATGATTTCCACCCCGGCCATATCCAGTTCGGCAAGGCTTTTGGCAAATTTCTCATAGTATTTCTGCCGCTGTTTCGGTTGCAGGTGCGCATGCTGGGTGGCACCGCCGATATTGACGATGATCAGCGGCCTTGTTGTTTTGGGGAAATACTGCTTCAATTCGCGGGTAAGATCAATGACCTTCTGCAGCTCGACAATGGAACGGCGCCGGTACGCCTCGTCAAATGAACAGAGATCCAGAATATGGTCGCCGGCAAAAAGCTCGGGACTGTGGACGACAAAATCCACCTCAAATGGCTGGGTAAACACCTCGTGAATATTGATCAGCATATCCTTGTAGCTCAGGTGGAATTCCAGCAGATCAAAGTTACTGAGCCCCAGCATCTCATGGACATCATGATACCTGACGGGAATACCCATGGGCCGGCCGAAGTCGTAGTTGCGCGGCGCGATATGGTCTGGAGAAAGATCCGAGGGAAAAAAGAAATCGCCCGCCTTGAAATCATGCTTTGCTCGAGTGCCGGCAAGCTCTCCTTTGCGGTAGGGCGACAGGCCGTTGCCAGGGCTTTTCACCTCCACCATATCCGGAGTAATGATCTCCCCTTTGGGCAGATCACAGTTTATTATCAGGCTTTTACCCAGAACCTCCCGGTTCATCATCTCACCCTGGGAGACCACCCGTTCCTCTTTCGTGCCGAGTGCCTGCTCCACTTCCCTGATGCATTTGACCATTTCGCCGAATTCATCCGGCAGCAGACTGACCTTATGATCATTTCCTTCCTGATCGCAATCCAGTGTGAAATGCTTTTCAATTACCTTGGCGCCGCGACTCACCGCGGCAATGGGAATGGAGATACCCCGCTCATGACCCGAGTAGCCGACATAGCATCCGCCGATTTCCTTGAGCCTGTCCAGATAGTTCAAATGCACGTCTTTAAACGGCGCGGGATAGGTGGAATTGCACAAGAGCAGCACAAACTGCGCCCCGTATTTCTTTAAAATCTCCACCCCTTTGATGATTTCCGTTTCAGTGGACATGCCGGTGGAACAGATCAGCGGCTTGCCGGTTTCAGCCATGGCCCGCAGCAGGTCATGATTCGTCAGGTCAGCCGATGCCAGCTTGTAGGCCGGCATGCCGTATGTCTCAAGATATTCGAGACTGACCTGGTCAAAGGGGGTGCATAACGGC
Proteins encoded in this window:
- a CDS encoding class I SAM-dependent methyltransferase: MSAQQECYLCRETDFSYRPGSVRDNPALKVCQCSGCGLVYLSSFAHAEKDFYEESGMHGEAPLDVAKWMANTAADDERRFHFLEPHLSGKSLLDFGCGTGGFLLKARKTAREVHGVELEKRLQSHFLKNRLTVFENIEDLRERQGAGRYDLITLFHVLEHLPDPKSMLQSLGTLLADSGEIIIEVPHADDALLTLYECEPFSHFTYWSCHLFLFTVSTLEMLVRQAGLKPNYIRQVQRYPVSNHLYWLARGKPGGHMVWNFLDSPELQTAYAKQLAEMGKCDTLVMSVSR
- a CDS encoding N-acetylneuraminate synthase family protein; amino-acid sequence: MIIDKNFADYIVFSEDCISRALKKIGRNQHRFIIAVSQSGNLEGIMTDGDFRRWVMQQEDISLSQKVEKAINRQCEYAYITDSPDAIKKRLSAKIEVIPLVDRQHRLVALARKREPNLFLGDFKLTEDSPVFVIAEIGNNHNGSLANARKLIDQAIQAGADCVKFQMRDMDSLYKNNGCADDESADLGAQYTLDLLSRFQLSRDDLFEAFDYCKVKGVMPLCTPFDQVSLEYLETYGMPAYKLASADLTNHDLLRAMAETGKPLICSTGMSTETEIIKGVEILKKYGAQFVLLLCNSTYPAPFKDVHLNYLDRLKEIGGCYVGYSGHERGISIPIAAVSRGAKVIEKHFTLDCDQEGNDHKVSLLPDEFGEMVKCIREVEQALGTKEERVVSQGEMMNREVLGKSLIINCDLPKGEIITPDMVEVKSPGNGLSPYRKGELAGTRAKHDFKAGDFFFPSDLSPDHIAPRNYDFGRPMGIPVRYHDVHEMLGLSNFDLLEFHLSYKDMLINIHEVFTQPFEVDFVVHSPELFAGDHILDLCSFDEAYRRRSIVELQKVIDLTRELKQYFPKTTRPLIIVNIGGATQHAHLQPKQRQKYYEKFAKSLAELDMAGVEIIPQTMPPFPWHFGGQRYQNLFMDPYETAEFCAKHKMRVCLDISHSKLACNHFKWSFTEFIEIVGPYTAHLHIVDAQGLDSEGLQIGDGDIDFFSLARDLGVFAPDASFIPEIWQGHKNHGEGFWVALDRLEQWFKSEYIKRHAA
- a CDS encoding B12-binding domain-containing radical SAM protein; protein product: MKSTGKVLFIIHDVYQEDNQFPLGVAYMAAMLRNSGAEVTVCCQDIFHYSNEELAEKYLKSQEYDLIGIGFLAARFKETVVSLCETVHKYKKGARIIFGGHGPSSEPEYVLKNTLGDLVAIGEAEQTIVEVLQLIVAGRDFQDVKGIAYKDETGEVHINERRKPIMRVDEIPFPAWDLFPMDIYTTNMQYHLQDEDEKAIQILTGRGCVNRCTFCYRMEKGVRFRSIDNVLTEMKQLYEGYGVTYFAIQDEVFIASVARLREFVQGLKRFGLLNRIKYNINAGIRANIATDELATLLKNSGCCYVNVGFESVTQECLDDFKKNTTVTDNFTTAKLMKKHGVPMGINFIWGIMSDTAETLQKSVAFIKEFQSYNELRTIRPITPFPGCELYDYAISKGLLAGPEDFFNKFKNSDLLTVNYTSIPDQEFYTLLLAANKELILDYYQHTNGDMVQAQRMIDNFENLYFKGEVKFRGARHFESKKFKKAV